The proteins below come from a single Hippocampus zosterae strain Florida chromosome 5, ASM2543408v3, whole genome shotgun sequence genomic window:
- the hint3 gene encoding histidine triad nucleotide-binding protein 3, with protein MEPSRFTVTQTEPGIFENKVLAEGYDKKCIFCRIVNHEMDTELLHCDEDISCFRDIKPGAPHHYLVVPTKHVGNCKTLRKEHVPLVKQMVEIGKEILQKNNVTDLSDVRFGFHWPPFCSVTHLHLHVLAPASQMSFMSRLFYRLNSYWFITVEQLIELLNSKEETS; from the exons ATGGAGCCGAGCAGATTTACCGTGACACAAACTGAGCCGGGTATTTTCGAGAACAAAGTTTTAGCCGAAGgatatgacaaaaaatgtattttttgcagGATTGTTAATCATGAAATGGACACTGAACTTCTCCACTGT GATGAGGATATCTCATGTTTCAGAGACATCAAGCCTGGAGCGCCGCACCATTACCTCGTTGTCCCGACTAAACATGTTGGAAACTGCAAAACACTTCGCAAAGAACACGTTCCCTTGG TGAAGCAAATGGTGGAGATAGGGAAGGAAATTCTACAGAAAAACAATGTGACTGATCTGAGTGACGTCAG GTTTGGGTTCCATTGGCCCCCTTTCTGTTCAGTCACACATCTACACCTTCATGTTCTGGCACCTGCCAGCCAGATGAGCTTCATGTCACGCCTGTTCTACAGACTAAATTCTTACTGGTTCATTACA GTTGAGCAACTGATAGAGCTTCTCAACTCAAAAGAAGAAACCAGCTGA